A section of the Streptomyces sp. SCL15-4 genome encodes:
- a CDS encoding HU family DNA-binding protein has protein sequence MNRSELVAALADRAEVTRKDADAVLAAFAETVGEIVAKGDEKVTIPGFLTFERTHRAARTARNPQTGEPINIPAGYSVKVTAGSKLKEAAKGK, from the coding sequence ATGAACCGCAGTGAGCTGGTGGCCGCGCTGGCCGACCGCGCCGAGGTGACCCGCAAGGACGCCGACGCCGTGCTGGCCGCGTTCGCCGAGACCGTCGGCGAGATCGTCGCCAAGGGCGACGAGAAGGTCACCATCCCTGGCTTCCTGACCTTCGAGCGCACCCACCGTGCCGCTCGCACCGCGCGCAACCCGCAGACCGGCGAGCCCATCAACATCCCGGCCGGCTACAGCGTGAAGGTCACCGCCGGCAGCAAGCTCAAGGAAGCCGCCAAGGGCAAGTAA